The Sphaeramia orbicularis chromosome 16, fSphaOr1.1, whole genome shotgun sequence genome window below encodes:
- the LOC115436133 gene encoding transcription factor E2F3 isoform X2, giving the protein MEILAKRRLALDDSDHQYQSEPARTPRGRGATAAANGTRLKAPRTPKSPPEKTRYDTSLGLLTKKFVDLLAQSSDGVLDLNLAAETLQVQKRRLYDITNVLEGIHLIKKKSKNNIQWMGCSLLEVEGALTQRQRLTAEVSALGEEEHRLEQLIQRCTLDMRHMSESPGNQKYAYVTYQDIKQLGNLRDQTIIVVKAPTDTKLEVPDPDESLSIHLTSTKGPIDVLLCPDEESDPRSPVKNGNMDINGNSPFLKVLQDSSSTNTSSASSLAPPSSSSLSAVSVTTLSPISSPYTSLLQQTEDQIPSSLGPFLNLGPPLLDQDDYLLGLGDDQGISDLFDDFDKMPSLVLDDLLCS; this is encoded by the exons ATGGAAATATTG GCAAAAAGACGGTTGGCGCTAGACGACTCAGACCACCAGTACCAGTCAGAACCAGCCAGGACTCCAAGAGGCAGAGGAGCGACTGCAGCTGCCAATGGAACCCGGCTAAAGGCGCCCAGAA CGCCCAAGTCTCCTCCAGAGAAAACGCGGTATGACACTTCCCTGGGCTTGTTAACTAAGAAGTTTGTGGATCTTCTAGCTCAGTCTTCTGATGGAGTTCTGGACCTTAACCTTGCTGCTGAAACCTTGCAG GTCCAGAAAAGACGTCTGTATGACATCACCAACGTACTAGAAGGAATTCATCTCATCAAGAAGAAATCAAAGAACAACATTCAATGGAT GGGCTGTAGTCTATTAGAGGTGGAGGGGGCACTGACTCAGAGACAGAGACTGACAGCAGAAGTTTCAGCGCTTGGAGAGGAAGAGCACAGACTCGAACAGCTCATCCAGAGGTGCACTCTGGATATGCGACACATGAGTGAATCACCAGGCAACCAGAA ATATGCATATGTAACGTACCAAGACATCAAGCAGCTCGGAAACCTCAGAGATCAGACCATCATTGTTGTCAAAGCCCCCACAGACACCAAATTAGAAGTACCAGACCCTGACGAG AGTTTATCCATCCATCTGACGAGCACCAAGGGTCCTATAGATGTCCTACTGTGCCCAGATGAAGAGAGTGACCCCAGGAGTCCTGTAAAAAATGGCAATATGGACATAAATGGGAACTCGCCTTTCCTTAAAGTCCTTCAAG ATTcaagcagcacaaacacttcCTCCGCCTCCTCATTGGCtccaccttcctcctcctctttgtcagCGGTCTCTGTCACGACTCTGTCCCCCATCTCTTCTCCTTACACCAGTCTCCTCCAGCAAACGGAAGACCAGATCCCTTCATCTCTGGGGCCCTTCTTAAACCTCGGGCCTCCTCTTCTGGACCAGGACGACTACCTGTTAGGTTTGGGAGATGACCAGGGAATCAGCGACTTGTTTGATGACTTTGATAAGATGCCCTCTCTTGTCCTGGATGATCTCCTGTGTAGCTAG